A window from Micromonospora terminaliae encodes these proteins:
- a CDS encoding alkaline phosphatase D family protein, translating into MTNTLDRRTLLRLAGASAGTAVLAGATLADPSPAGAVTAAFRHGVASGDPLPDGILLWTRVTPTPDALPGSGAGPDVEVSWQVATDPDFRTPIAAGTFTTGPARDHTVKIAVSGLAAGTTYWYRFGHGGAWSPTGRTMTAPPVDAAVDRLRLGVVSCANWEAGYFAAYRRLADRGDLNLVVHLGDYLYEYATGEFAAAGRVVRPTQPAHEVLTLADYRIRHALYKTDPHLQALHAAVPWVITWDDHEVANDEWSGGAENHTPGTEGPFADRLAAARQAYLEWMPVRVGADGAIYRRFRFGRLAELSMLDLRSYRSAQASGPAVDDPNRTITGDAQMAWLKAGLSGSAARWKLVGNPVMIARLDVGALPSWLLGPLGKLLGIPENGAVLNADQWDGYNADRNELVDHLRATGTRDVVFLTGDIHTSWANEVTTRSTLFEPAAAEFVVPSVTSDNVNDFLKLPAGNALSQLGAGLLRSTNPHVRWAELDGHGYGVLDVTPQRCRMDWYHLADRTSSTSGSRWVAGWSVGTGSSRLRAESAPA; encoded by the coding sequence ATGACGAACACCCTCGACCGTCGTACCCTCCTGCGCCTCGCCGGTGCCTCCGCCGGCACCGCCGTGCTGGCCGGCGCCACCCTCGCCGACCCCTCCCCCGCCGGCGCGGTCACCGCCGCCTTCCGGCACGGGGTCGCCTCCGGAGACCCGCTGCCGGACGGGATCCTGCTCTGGACCCGGGTCACCCCGACCCCCGACGCCCTGCCCGGCTCCGGGGCCGGCCCGGACGTGGAGGTGAGCTGGCAGGTCGCCACCGACCCCGACTTCCGGACGCCGATCGCCGCCGGCACGTTCACCACGGGACCGGCCCGGGACCACACGGTGAAGATCGCCGTGTCCGGCCTCGCCGCCGGCACCACCTACTGGTACCGCTTCGGCCACGGCGGCGCCTGGTCGCCGACCGGCCGGACGATGACCGCGCCGCCCGTGGACGCGGCCGTCGACCGGCTACGCCTGGGCGTCGTGTCCTGCGCGAACTGGGAGGCCGGCTACTTCGCCGCGTACCGGCGGCTGGCCGACCGCGGCGACCTCAACCTCGTCGTCCACCTCGGCGACTACCTCTACGAGTACGCCACCGGAGAGTTCGCCGCCGCCGGCCGGGTGGTCCGGCCGACCCAGCCGGCGCACGAGGTGCTCACCCTGGCCGACTACCGGATCCGGCACGCGCTCTACAAGACCGACCCCCACCTGCAGGCGCTGCACGCCGCCGTGCCGTGGGTGATCACCTGGGACGACCACGAGGTGGCCAACGACGAGTGGTCCGGCGGCGCGGAGAACCACACCCCGGGCACCGAGGGCCCGTTCGCCGACCGGCTGGCGGCCGCCCGGCAGGCGTACCTGGAGTGGATGCCCGTACGGGTCGGCGCGGACGGGGCGATCTACCGGCGGTTCCGGTTCGGCCGCCTGGCCGAGCTGTCCATGCTGGACCTTCGCTCGTACCGGTCGGCGCAGGCCTCCGGCCCGGCCGTCGACGACCCGAACCGGACGATCACCGGCGACGCGCAGATGGCCTGGCTGAAGGCGGGACTGTCCGGCTCCGCCGCCCGGTGGAAGCTGGTGGGCAACCCCGTGATGATCGCCCGGCTGGACGTCGGCGCACTGCCGTCCTGGCTGCTCGGCCCGCTCGGGAAGCTGCTCGGCATCCCGGAGAACGGCGCGGTGCTCAACGCCGACCAGTGGGACGGCTACAACGCCGACCGCAACGAACTGGTCGACCACCTGCGGGCCACCGGGACCCGGGACGTGGTCTTCCTGACCGGCGACATCCACACCTCGTGGGCAAACGAGGTGACCACCCGGTCGACGCTGTTCGAGCCGGCCGCGGCCGAGTTCGTCGTACCGTCGGTGACCAGCGACAACGTCAACGACTTCCTCAAGCTGCCGGCCGGCAACGCGCTGAGCCAGCTCGGCGCCGGGCTGCTCCGCTCGACGAACCCGCACGTGCGCTGGGCGGAGCTGGACGGGCACGGGTACGGGGTGCTCGACGTGACGCCGCAGCGCTGCCGGATGGACTGGTACCACCTCGCCGACCGGACCAGCAGCACCAGCGGCAGCCGCTGGGTGGCGGGCTGGTCGGTGGGGACGGGCTCCTCCCGCCTGCGCGCCGAGAGCGCCCCGGCGTGA
- a CDS encoding DUF3626 domain-containing protein, with amino-acid sequence MPDVMLTSAQAAALRHVGDVALRDRPAALTVIARHLAGSGAAYRPEEIVAAVAAHGRLTLNFHPDRLLRDGRTVAEALDQEGVYRSQFETGVSNGGLTAFPGGDRDRWEETLFGGAYQRPGVSPAERPKYGGLNLLDHPDGACPRFGSCHLRLRPAALARATFSFGDSHIEPKDLGTVTVFEPVLAALLAATATTGISLGVAGMDTVTLLQTLLRRRERASDAAGRALDDYIEAQVHGELSLARDVEAVVVDPSFRDTAEGRILAGIARRHGFALCWHTGFELPVDGIDAEFRGPAIPPLAVRVHAEFARPGEPVHAALIGRAAASLVREPQRWADRGPAEVTLQHLKQLWHVLVRFGAPATR; translated from the coding sequence GTGCCCGACGTGATGTTGACTTCCGCGCAGGCCGCCGCCCTCCGGCACGTCGGTGACGTCGCCCTCCGCGACCGGCCGGCGGCGCTCACCGTCATCGCCCGGCACCTCGCCGGCTCCGGCGCCGCGTACCGCCCGGAGGAGATCGTCGCGGCGGTCGCCGCGCACGGCCGGCTGACCCTCAACTTCCACCCCGACCGCCTGCTGCGCGACGGCCGCACGGTGGCCGAGGCGCTCGACCAGGAAGGCGTCTACCGCAGCCAGTTCGAGACGGGCGTCTCCAACGGTGGGTTGACTGCCTTCCCCGGCGGTGACCGGGACCGCTGGGAGGAGACGCTGTTCGGTGGGGCGTACCAGCGGCCGGGCGTGTCCCCGGCCGAGCGCCCGAAGTACGGCGGCCTCAACCTGCTCGACCATCCCGACGGCGCGTGCCCGCGGTTCGGCTCCTGCCATCTGCGGCTGCGGCCCGCGGCGCTCGCGCGGGCCACCTTCAGTTTCGGCGACAGCCACATCGAGCCGAAGGACCTCGGCACCGTGACGGTGTTCGAGCCGGTGCTCGCCGCGCTGCTGGCGGCCACCGCCACGACCGGGATCAGCCTCGGCGTGGCCGGCATGGACACCGTCACACTGCTGCAGACCCTGCTGCGCCGCCGTGAACGGGCATCCGATGCGGCCGGCCGGGCGTTGGACGACTACATCGAGGCGCAGGTGCACGGCGAGCTGAGTCTGGCGCGCGACGTCGAGGCCGTGGTGGTCGATCCCTCGTTCCGGGACACTGCGGAGGGGCGCATCCTGGCCGGGATCGCCCGGCGGCACGGCTTCGCGCTGTGCTGGCACACCGGGTTCGAACTGCCGGTGGACGGGATCGACGCCGAGTTCCGCGGGCCGGCCATCCCGCCGCTCGCCGTCCGGGTGCACGCCGAGTTCGCCCGCCCGGGGGAGCCGGTGCACGCCGCGCTGATCGGCCGGGCCGCCGCCTCCCTGGTACGCGAGCCGCAGCGCTGGGCCGACCGCGGTCCGGCCGAGGTGACCCTGCAGCACCTCAAGCAGCTCTGGCACGTCCTGGTGCGGTTCGGGGCACCGGCGACCCGCTGA
- a CDS encoding VOC family protein: MNAPDGPPTVRQLRLVVEAEDYDAAVAFFRDALGLPEQAAFSGGDGARVVILEAGRATLELANPAQKRLIDEVEVGRQVAPRLRVAFEVDDSRAVTERLVAAGATEVAPPTVTPWQSLNARLDGPAGLHLTVFRELRDPAERETLDGFGTDA, translated from the coding sequence ATGAACGCTCCCGACGGGCCACCGACCGTACGCCAGTTGCGCCTGGTGGTCGAGGCCGAGGACTACGACGCCGCGGTCGCCTTCTTCCGGGACGCGCTGGGCCTGCCGGAGCAGGCGGCGTTCTCCGGCGGCGACGGCGCCCGGGTGGTGATCCTGGAGGCCGGCCGGGCCACGCTGGAGCTGGCGAACCCCGCGCAGAAGCGACTCATCGACGAGGTGGAGGTCGGCCGCCAGGTCGCGCCCCGGCTGCGGGTGGCGTTCGAGGTGGACGATAGCCGGGCGGTGACCGAGCGTCTCGTGGCGGCGGGCGCCACCGAGGTCGCCCCGCCGACGGTCACCCCGTGGCAGTCGCTCAACGCCCGCCTCGACGGCCCGGCGGGCCTGCACCTCACCGTCTTCCGGGAGCTGCGCGACCCGGCGGAGCGGGAGACCCTGGACGGGTTCGGCACCGACGCCTGA
- a CDS encoding MEDS domain-containing protein: MTATTVVDQVRLGDHVCWTHDDESAALDAVGRFAAAGLRLGHKVVCFTETSPPHAVRARVDAVGVPTEAAVAAGQLRIVPALEAYPTAARPAPETMVAIVVDEVDRARHEGYPGIRLAGDMAWVLRSGTSLDDLRRYEAALNPLFLDVGIAGLCLYDRRLFPADQLRALAAAHPGTAGPRAARTWAPLLRAYRTTDPPGLRLVGQVDQSNREAFTAVLAAVTAGRRAAGPPPVLDVSELSFADVGAATALVRADRAGADGIRLVGCRPALHRLLHLLEAVPTEGRA; the protein is encoded by the coding sequence GTGACTGCTACAACCGTGGTCGACCAGGTTCGCCTTGGCGACCACGTCTGCTGGACGCACGACGACGAGAGCGCGGCTCTCGACGCCGTCGGCCGCTTCGCCGCCGCGGGCCTGCGCCTCGGCCACAAGGTCGTGTGTTTCACCGAGACGTCGCCGCCGCACGCGGTGCGTGCCCGCGTCGACGCCGTCGGCGTGCCGACCGAGGCCGCCGTGGCGGCGGGCCAGCTGCGCATCGTGCCGGCTCTGGAGGCGTACCCGACGGCCGCCCGGCCGGCACCGGAGACGATGGTCGCCATCGTGGTCGACGAGGTCGACCGCGCGCGGCACGAGGGCTACCCGGGCATCCGGCTGGCCGGCGACATGGCGTGGGTGCTGCGCAGCGGCACCAGCCTGGACGACCTGCGCCGGTACGAGGCCGCGCTCAACCCGCTCTTCCTGGACGTGGGGATCGCCGGACTGTGCCTGTACGACCGGCGCCTCTTTCCGGCCGACCAGCTGCGCGCCCTCGCCGCCGCCCATCCGGGCACGGCCGGGCCGCGGGCGGCGCGGACGTGGGCGCCGCTGCTGCGGGCGTACCGGACGACCGACCCGCCGGGCCTGCGGCTGGTGGGGCAGGTGGACCAGAGCAACCGGGAGGCGTTCACCGCGGTGCTGGCGGCCGTGACGGCCGGCCGGCGGGCGGCGGGACCGCCACCGGTGCTGGACGTCTCCGAGTTGAGCTTCGCCGACGTGGGCGCGGCCACCGCCCTGGTCCGGGCGGATCGGGCCGGCGCCGACGGCATCCGGCTGGTCGGGTGCCGGCCCGCGCTGCACCGGCTGCTGCACCTGCTCGAGGCCGTGCCGACGGAGGGGCGGGCGTGA
- a CDS encoding sensor histidine kinase yields the protein MRAAAGPASAEFRHELAFYTDTASLLAVTVPFIREGLAAGHPVLVATPRPRLTLIRAALGAAADAVGWADMADAGRNPGRIIPGVLQAFAHRHSDRPVRIIGEPVWAGRTAEEYRACAQHEAAINWAFAGREASILCPYDAGRLGPGVLAEARCTHPLLVEPGGSRRLAGYAPAAVTERHNKPLPAPPEPVALLHYDLATLPHVRRFVADHAVAAGLAADRVADLQIAVTELASNSVAHAGGTGTLRAWHTDRHLVCEIHDDGWLADPLAGRLVPARDGIGGRGLVIVHALCDLVLLHTTAAGTTVRLHMLREAL from the coding sequence GTGAGGGCGGCCGCCGGGCCGGCATCGGCCGAATTCCGCCACGAACTGGCCTTCTACACCGACACCGCGAGCCTGCTCGCGGTCACCGTGCCGTTCATCAGGGAGGGACTGGCCGCGGGCCATCCGGTGCTGGTCGCCACGCCCCGCCCGCGGTTGACGCTGATCCGCGCGGCGCTCGGCGCGGCGGCCGACGCCGTCGGCTGGGCCGACATGGCCGACGCGGGCCGCAACCCCGGCCGGATCATCCCGGGCGTGCTGCAGGCGTTCGCCCACCGCCATTCCGACCGGCCGGTCCGGATCATCGGCGAGCCGGTCTGGGCCGGGCGAACCGCCGAGGAGTACCGGGCCTGCGCGCAGCACGAGGCCGCCATCAACTGGGCCTTCGCGGGCCGGGAGGCGAGCATCCTCTGCCCGTACGACGCGGGGCGGCTCGGCCCCGGCGTGCTCGCGGAGGCCCGCTGCACGCACCCGCTGCTGGTCGAGCCGGGCGGGTCCCGCCGCCTCGCCGGCTACGCCCCGGCGGCGGTCACCGAGCGGCACAACAAGCCGCTGCCCGCCCCGCCCGAGCCGGTCGCGCTGCTCCACTACGACCTGGCGACCCTGCCGCACGTCCGGCGGTTCGTCGCCGACCACGCCGTGGCCGCCGGGCTGGCTGCCGACCGGGTGGCCGACCTCCAGATCGCGGTCACCGAGCTGGCCAGCAACAGCGTGGCGCACGCCGGCGGCACCGGCACCCTCCGGGCGTGGCACACCGACCGGCACCTGGTGTGCGAGATCCACGACGACGGCTGGCTCGCCGACCCGCTCGCCGGCCGGCTCGTCCCCGCGCGGGACGGCATCGGGGGGCGGGGGCTGGTCATCGTGCACGCCCTGTGCGACCTCGTGCTCCTGCACACCACGGCGGCCGGCACCACCGTCCGGCTGCACATGCTCAGGGAGGCACTGTGA
- the tsaA gene encoding tRNA (N6-threonylcarbamoyladenosine(37)-N6)-methyltransferase TrmO → MTGTEHLLYPVGRVESPLTDPAAAPKQGDEGAPEAWLVFDAAYARALDGLRPGADVLVLTWLDRARRDVLAVHPRGDVSRPETGVFATRSPHRPNPVGLHRVRVLAVDGVRLRVADLEAVDGTPVLDVKPVLDGER, encoded by the coding sequence GTGACGGGAACCGAACACCTGCTGTATCCGGTCGGCCGGGTGGAGTCGCCGCTGACCGATCCGGCGGCGGCGCCGAAGCAGGGCGACGAGGGCGCCCCGGAGGCGTGGCTGGTCTTCGACGCGGCGTACGCCCGGGCACTGGACGGGCTGCGGCCCGGCGCGGACGTGCTGGTGCTGACCTGGCTGGACCGGGCCCGGCGGGACGTGCTCGCGGTGCACCCGCGCGGGGACGTGTCCCGGCCCGAGACGGGGGTGTTCGCCACCCGTTCGCCGCACCGGCCGAACCCGGTCGGGCTGCACCGGGTGCGGGTGCTCGCCGTGGACGGCGTGCGGCTGCGGGTGGCCGACCTGGAGGCGGTCGACGGCACGCCCGTACTCGATGTGAAGCCGGTCCTCGACGGCGAGCGCTGA
- a CDS encoding MBL fold metallo-hydrolase: MTARVDHTVTSGTFSLDGQTFDVDNNVWVIGDDAECVVVDAPHDVAAIRAVVGGRRVVAILATHAHDDHVRVAPELARATGAPVLLHPADRVLWDLVHPDSPPDGDLTDGQTVEVGGTTLRVLHTPGHSPGACSLHAPDLGAVFTGDTLFAGGPGATGRSFSDFGTIVESIRTRLLTLPPQTVVHTGHGDDTTIAAEAPHLDEWIARGH; this comes from the coding sequence GTGACGGCCCGCGTCGACCACACCGTCACCTCCGGCACGTTCTCACTCGACGGCCAGACGTTCGACGTCGACAACAACGTCTGGGTGATCGGCGACGACGCCGAGTGCGTGGTCGTCGACGCGCCGCACGACGTGGCCGCCATCCGCGCGGTCGTCGGCGGCCGCCGGGTGGTCGCGATCCTGGCCACCCACGCGCACGACGACCACGTCCGGGTCGCGCCCGAACTGGCCCGGGCCACCGGCGCGCCGGTGCTGCTGCACCCGGCCGACCGGGTGCTCTGGGACCTGGTCCACCCGGACTCCCCGCCCGACGGTGACCTCACCGACGGGCAGACCGTCGAGGTCGGCGGCACCACCCTCCGGGTGCTGCACACCCCCGGCCACAGCCCGGGCGCGTGCAGCCTCCACGCCCCCGACCTCGGCGCGGTCTTCACCGGGGACACCCTGTTCGCGGGCGGTCCCGGCGCGACCGGCCGTTCCTTCAGCGACTTCGGCACGATCGTCGAGTCGATCCGCACCCGGCTGCTCACCCTGCCGCCGCAGACGGTGGTCCACACCGGGCACGGCGACGACACCACGATCGCCGCGGAGGCGCCCCACCTCGACGAGTGGATCGCCCGCGGCCACTGA
- a CDS encoding S-(hydroxymethyl)mycothiol dehydrogenase, producing the protein MGQEVRGVVSRRKGAPVEVTTIVVPDPGPGEAVVRVQSCGVCHTDLHYREGGINDDYPFLLGHEAAGVVEQVGEGVTDVAPGDFVVLNWRAVCGQCRACRRGRPWYCFNTHNAAQRMTLTDGTELAPALGIGAFAEKTLVHAGQCTKVDPSARPAAVGLLGCGVMAGLGAAMNTGNVTRGDSVAVIGCGGVGDAAVAGASLAGATTIIAVDTDSRKLDWARRFGATHTVNASEDDPVEAIRAATGGFGADVVIDAVGRPETWKQAFYARDLAGTVVLVGVPTPEMRIELPLLDVFGRGGALKSSWYGDCLPSRDFPMLTELYRQGRLDLDAFVTEEIALDQVEEAFTRMHHGDVLRSVVVFP; encoded by the coding sequence GTGGGTCAGGAAGTCCGGGGAGTCGTGTCGCGGCGCAAGGGCGCGCCCGTGGAGGTCACCACGATCGTGGTGCCCGACCCGGGGCCCGGCGAGGCGGTGGTCCGCGTCCAGTCCTGCGGGGTGTGCCACACCGACCTGCACTACCGCGAGGGCGGCATCAACGACGACTACCCGTTCCTGCTCGGCCACGAGGCCGCCGGCGTCGTGGAGCAGGTGGGGGAGGGGGTCACCGACGTGGCGCCCGGCGACTTCGTGGTCCTCAACTGGCGGGCGGTCTGCGGGCAGTGCCGCGCCTGCCGGCGGGGCCGCCCCTGGTACTGCTTCAACACCCACAACGCCGCGCAGCGGATGACGCTCACCGACGGCACCGAGCTGGCCCCCGCCCTGGGCATCGGCGCGTTCGCCGAGAAGACCCTGGTGCACGCGGGCCAGTGCACGAAGGTCGACCCGTCGGCCCGGCCCGCCGCCGTCGGCCTGCTCGGCTGCGGCGTCATGGCCGGTCTCGGCGCGGCCATGAACACGGGCAACGTGACCCGGGGCGACTCGGTGGCGGTGATCGGCTGCGGCGGGGTCGGCGACGCGGCGGTGGCCGGTGCGTCCCTGGCCGGTGCGACCACCATCATCGCCGTCGACACCGACTCCCGGAAGCTCGACTGGGCGCGCCGGTTCGGCGCCACGCACACCGTCAACGCCTCGGAGGACGACCCGGTGGAGGCCATCCGCGCCGCGACCGGCGGGTTCGGCGCCGACGTGGTCATCGACGCGGTGGGCCGGCCGGAGACCTGGAAGCAGGCCTTCTACGCCCGCGACCTGGCCGGCACCGTGGTGCTGGTCGGCGTCCCCACCCCCGAGATGCGGATCGAGCTCCCGCTGCTGGACGTCTTCGGCCGGGGCGGCGCCCTCAAGTCCAGCTGGTACGGCGACTGCCTGCCCAGCCGCGACTTCCCGATGCTCACCGAGCTCTACCGGCAGGGCCGGCTCGACCTGGACGCGTTCGTCACCGAGGAGATCGCCCTCGACCAGGTCGAGGAGGCGTTCACCCGGATGCACCACGGCGACGTGCTCCGGTCGGTGGTGGTCTTCCCGTGA
- a CDS encoding MFS transporter, producing the protein MSTTARTVAPRRSAALVFAVAVTAYVAAVFHRSSLGVTGVDAADRFHINAAALATFSVAQLAVYAAMQVPVGVLLDRFGSRRLLLAGGALMVAGQLCFAVATDVRLAVAARVLVGLGDAMTFISVLRIVAFWFPGRRNPLLVQLTGTIGQLGAVLGAVPLVALLHHAGWTPAFLTAAALGATVLLLVLVGVRDTPHAEHTTALAPDLATVRRQLADAWAQPGTRLGLWTHFVTQFSGSVFALLWGYPFLVQGQGFSPTAAAGLLTLMTVVTLVCGPVIAHLCARHPFHRSAVVFAITAGTAAVWAVVLAWPGRAPHGLLVALVVVLAVNGPGSVIGFDYARTFNPVHRIGSATGIVNVGGFVASILLILAVGVVLDLATPASRSTPPLSAFRWAFAVQYLLWGLGAVQVLRYRNAARRRYAAGAVPVNAAAVAGPVR; encoded by the coding sequence GTGAGTACGACCGCCCGTACGGTCGCCCCGCGCCGCTCCGCCGCCCTGGTCTTCGCGGTGGCCGTCACCGCGTACGTGGCGGCGGTCTTCCACCGCAGCTCGCTCGGCGTCACCGGGGTCGACGCGGCGGACCGCTTCCACATCAACGCCGCCGCCCTGGCCACCTTCAGCGTGGCGCAGCTCGCCGTCTACGCGGCCATGCAGGTCCCCGTCGGGGTGCTGCTCGACCGGTTCGGCTCCCGCCGGCTCCTGCTGGCCGGCGGCGCGCTCATGGTGGCCGGTCAGCTCTGCTTCGCCGTGGCCACCGACGTCCGGCTCGCCGTCGCCGCCCGGGTGCTGGTCGGCCTGGGCGACGCCATGACCTTCATCAGCGTGCTGCGCATCGTGGCCTTCTGGTTCCCGGGCCGGCGCAACCCCCTGCTGGTGCAGCTCACCGGCACGATCGGGCAGCTCGGCGCGGTGCTCGGCGCCGTACCCCTGGTGGCCCTGCTGCACCACGCCGGCTGGACGCCCGCGTTCCTGACCGCGGCGGCGCTCGGCGCGACCGTGCTGCTGCTGGTGCTCGTCGGGGTCCGCGACACCCCGCACGCCGAGCACACCACGGCGCTCGCCCCCGACCTGGCCACCGTACGCCGGCAGCTCGCCGACGCCTGGGCCCAGCCCGGCACCCGGCTGGGCCTCTGGACGCACTTCGTCACCCAGTTCTCCGGCTCGGTGTTCGCCCTGCTCTGGGGTTACCCGTTCCTGGTGCAGGGTCAGGGCTTCTCGCCCACCGCGGCGGCCGGCCTGCTCACCCTGATGACCGTGGTGACCCTGGTCTGCGGCCCGGTGATCGCGCACCTGTGCGCCCGGCACCCGTTCCACCGCTCGGCCGTCGTGTTCGCCATCACCGCCGGCACCGCCGCCGTCTGGGCGGTGGTGCTGGCCTGGCCCGGCCGCGCGCCGCACGGGCTGCTGGTCGCCCTCGTGGTCGTCCTCGCGGTGAACGGCCCCGGCTCGGTGATCGGCTTCGACTACGCGCGCACGTTCAACCCGGTGCACCGGATCGGCAGCGCCACCGGCATCGTCAACGTGGGCGGGTTCGTCGCCTCGATCCTGCTCATCCTGGCGGTCGGCGTGGTGCTCGACCTGGCCACCCCGGCCAGCCGGAGCACGCCGCCACTGTCGGCGTTCCGCTGGGCGTTCGCCGTGCAGTACCTGCTCTGGGGGCTGGGCGCGGTGCAGGTGCTGCGCTACCGCAACGCCGCCCGCCGCCGCTACGCCGCCGGCGCCGTGCCGGTGAACGCCGCCGCCGTGGCGGGTCCGGTCAGGTGA
- a CDS encoding GntR family transcriptional regulator has product MTHPTPVSGARPAAPSAAERAYQHLKRAILEQVYPGGLLISEGEIAEATGVSRTPVREALLRLEAEGLVKLYPKRGALIRPVSAREIADVIEARRLVELHAAEQVWPRRAAIRDDLARWLDEMRRAHAAGDVTALMAADRAFHATVVEAAGNEILAELYHRLRDRQLRMGEASFRLSPGWAEVALTEHAGQLAALDGDDPQAWLDAVGAHIDNAATVLRTLR; this is encoded by the coding sequence ATGACGCATCCCACCCCGGTGTCCGGCGCGCGCCCGGCCGCTCCGTCCGCCGCCGAGCGGGCGTACCAGCACCTCAAGCGGGCGATTCTCGAGCAGGTCTACCCCGGCGGGCTGCTGATCAGCGAGGGCGAGATCGCCGAGGCGACGGGGGTGTCCCGGACGCCGGTGCGGGAGGCGCTGCTGCGCCTGGAGGCCGAGGGCCTGGTCAAGCTCTACCCCAAGCGCGGTGCGCTGATCCGGCCGGTCTCCGCCCGGGAGATCGCCGATGTCATCGAGGCCCGCCGCCTGGTCGAGCTGCACGCCGCCGAGCAGGTGTGGCCGCGCCGGGCCGCCATCCGCGACGACCTGGCCCGCTGGCTCGACGAGATGCGCCGGGCGCACGCGGCCGGCGACGTCACCGCGCTGATGGCCGCCGACCGGGCCTTCCACGCCACCGTGGTGGAGGCGGCCGGCAACGAGATCCTCGCCGAGCTGTACCACCGGCTTCGCGACCGGCAGCTGCGGATGGGCGAGGCCAGCTTCCGGCTCTCGCCGGGCTGGGCCGAGGTGGCCCTCACCGAGCACGCCGGCCAGCTCGCCGCCCTCGACGGCGACGACCCGCAGGCCTGGCTCGACGCGGTCGGCGCGCACATCGACAACGCCGCGACCGTGCTGCGGACGCTGCGGTGA
- a CDS encoding CapA family protein: protein MAEVTLFLAGDVMTGRGVDQILPRPGSPALREQLVTDARRYVALAESASGPVPRPVPPEWPWGEALRLLDAERPAARIVNLETAVTARGEHHPGKGIHYRMHPANLPCLTAARLDVCALGNNHVLDFGPVGLADTLDALRGAGIRTAGAGRDAAEAWRPAVVPLAGERRLLVWSAGAVSSGVYPQWAAEAGRPGVAYLPEVSAATAGALAERMAGTVRPGDLVVVSVHWGTNWGHEVPDEHVEFAHALVDAGVHVVHGHSSHHPRPVERYRGRLVLYGCGDLVDDYEGIGGQEAYRPELRLLHLPTLDAATGELRRLRLIPVRMRRMRLQAATPAEAGWLADLLDTLGRPSGTRFTRASDGALVLR from the coding sequence ATGGCCGAGGTGACGCTCTTCCTCGCCGGTGACGTGATGACCGGCCGCGGCGTGGACCAGATCCTGCCCCGCCCGGGGTCACCCGCGCTACGGGAGCAGCTGGTGACCGACGCCCGCCGGTACGTGGCGCTGGCGGAGTCCGCGTCCGGCCCGGTGCCGCGCCCGGTCCCGCCCGAGTGGCCGTGGGGCGAGGCGCTGCGGCTGCTGGACGCGGAACGTCCGGCCGCCCGGATCGTCAACCTGGAGACGGCGGTGACGGCCCGCGGCGAGCACCATCCCGGCAAGGGCATCCACTACCGGATGCACCCGGCGAACCTGCCCTGCCTCACCGCCGCGCGGCTCGACGTGTGCGCCCTCGGCAACAACCACGTGCTGGACTTCGGCCCGGTCGGGCTGGCTGACACCCTGGACGCGCTGCGCGGCGCGGGGATCCGGACCGCCGGCGCCGGCCGGGACGCGGCGGAGGCGTGGCGGCCGGCGGTGGTGCCGCTGGCCGGTGAGCGCCGGCTGCTGGTCTGGTCGGCGGGCGCGGTGTCCAGCGGCGTCTACCCGCAGTGGGCGGCGGAGGCCGGCCGGCCCGGCGTGGCGTACCTGCCGGAGGTGTCGGCGGCGACGGCCGGCGCGCTCGCCGAGCGGATGGCGGGCACCGTACGGCCGGGTGATCTCGTGGTGGTGTCGGTGCACTGGGGGACCAACTGGGGCCACGAGGTGCCGGACGAGCACGTGGAGTTCGCGCACGCCCTGGTCGACGCCGGGGTGCACGTGGTGCACGGCCACTCGTCCCACCATCCGCGCCCGGTCGAGCGCTACCGCGGCCGGCTCGTCCTCTACGGCTGCGGCGACCTCGTCGACGACTACGAGGGGATCGGCGGGCAGGAGGCGTACCGGCCGGAGCTGCGGCTGCTGCACCTGCCCACCCTCGACGCCGCCACCGGCGAGCTGCGGCGGCTGCGCCTGATCCCGGTCCGGATGCGCCGGATGCGCCTGCAGGCCGCCACACCCGCCGAGGCCGGTTGGCTCGCCGACCTCCTCGACACCCTCGGCCGGCCCTCCGGCACCCGCTTCACCCGGGCCTCCGACGGGGCGCTCGTGCTCCGCTGA